A segment of the Leptospira barantonii genome:
TGATATTCTAAAATACCCCAGACCCGGAATTATTCTTTTGGATCTGAACATGCCCCGTATGGACGGAAGAGAGGCTTTGAAGACGATCAAATCCATTCCCGATCTGAAAAAAATTCCGGTCATCGTTTTGACGACTTCTAGGGAAGAAGAGGATATGCTTCAGACATACGATCTCGGAGCGAATTCGTTTATCAGAAAACCGGTGGAGTTCAGCGCGTTTATGGAAACGATCCGAACTCTCGGTCAATACTGGCTTGAGATCGTGGAGCTTCCCATTGTCTAACTCGAAATCCTTAAACGAGGACGAGATTCACGTCCTTTTGATAGAAGACGACGAAGAGGATTCTATTCTTTTTAACGAATACGTAAACGAAATCGTTTATCCGAAATATATCGTAAAACGGTTTAAGGACGGAGAGGGCGCCCTTGCGGACTTGAGATCGAATCCTTCCCGATATCGGATTCACGTGATCGATCATTTTTTAGGATCTTCCACCGGGCTGGAGTTGATTCAAGAGATTCGTTCGGTTTCGCCTAACGTTCCTTCGATTCTGATTTCGGGTCTTGCGAACGAAGACATAGAAACGGGCGCACTCAAAGCGGGTTTTCAAAAAACTCTCGAAAAAAAAACGTTATCGGCTTTTATACTCGGAAAAACGTTTCAAGATCTTTTGAATCAAAAAAGGATCGGAACGGAAAAAAATCAATCGTTCGATACTTTTCTTCTAAGAATGGAAACGATCGCGCAGTTCAGCGGCGGAATTGCACACGATTTTAATAATATTCTAAACATCATCATCGCAAATTTGGATCTTCTCGAAATGCAGTGTAAGGAACAACCGGATGTTTTGAACCGGGTTCGTTCCGCTCAAAATGCGGTGATGCGCGGAGCTGAAGTAAATAAGAAATTGTTAAACTTCTCGAGAAAACAATCCCTGAGTCCGGCGGCCGAGGATCCGAACCGATTGATCCAGGAATATTTGGAGAATCCCAAGGACGGATTCCCGGAAAACGTTCGTCTGATTTTCGAACCCGGAGGACCGGGCGGTAATCTTTGTAAAATCGATCGGGGCGAATTTGCAAATTCTCTAATGCACCTGCTTCAAAACGCGAAGGAAGCAGTGGAAGAAAACGGCGGAACGATCCTGATCGAAACCGATACGATCGCGTTAAACGACGATGCGGATTCCGAGTTCTTGGATTTGGAAATTGGAAATTATTTTTTGATCAGAATCGCGGACAACGGTAAGGGAATCGATTCGAATCTTTCCGAGAAAATTTTCGAACCGTTCGTATCCACAAAACCCAAGGGAAAAAGTTCCGGGCTCGGTCTTCCTATGGTTTACGGTTTTGTAAAAAGAAGCGGAGGCAAGATCGTTTTCGAATCTCATCCCGGTTGTGGTTCCGACTTTTACGTTTATCTTCCGATTGAAGATTCAAAATCCGTCGCACAACCCTTAGGTATCAAATCTTGGAATGGCTCTAAGAAAATTTTTTATTTCACAACCGGAGGAGAATCTTCCAAAAGAACGTCTTATGTCTTTCGGGGTTTCGGCGCAAACGTTCGTCGTTTCGAAAATTTGCATTCTTTTGAATCCGTTCTTTCGCAAATCGACGAGGGAACGATCCTGTTCTCCGAAACTTGGGCGGACGATTTTTTGAAATGGAAGGAGATCGTGATGAATCTAAAGAAATCCGATTCCAAACTGAACGTTTGTTACTTTTCACCCTCTACAAACGAGAATGACTTGGAAAATTCTTTCGAAATCCCTTGGCCCATATCTCGAAAATCTCTTGAGAATCATTTAGCCGAATTATAAATTAGCTATTCATTATGAATCCGTCTACATTACCCAATCTACTGATTCTAGACGACGAGGAAGAAATCGCCGGTATTCTCGGAGATCTCGCCAAACAATGCGGATTTGAAGTCACCATCGCTCACGAAGCCGGAAAGTTTTTCGAAAAGCTGAACGAAAGCACTCAATATATCATTTTAGATCTTATGATTCCGGGCGTGGACGGAGTGGACGTTTTACGGATGTTGTCCGGAAAAAAATTATCCGTGTCCGTCATTCTGATCAGCGGAGCGGATCGTAGAGTTTTACAAAGTGCGGAAGCGCTTGCGATTCAATACGGTTTGAAGATTTCGGGAGTTCTTGAAAAGCCGATTCGAATTCAGGAATACCAACGAGTTCTCACCGGACTTATCTCCGATAAAAAAAATGAAACCTCGAACTCGTTCGTCGCGGGCAAAAGAGCGGCTCAAGAACCCGCGTCCGCGATTGCCGCGGAAGAAATCGAACAAGCGATTCGAGAGGATCAGTTCTTACTTTTTTATCAACCCAAAATCAATTTTAAAACCGGAACCGTATCCGGTTTCGAATCCCTAGTGCGTTGGTCGCATCCTCACCGAGGTTTGGTTTTTCCGGATTCTTTTATACCGACTTTGGAATCCTATCCGAGTCTGATGGACGCGATGACCGAGAAGTTGATTCTTCAGGCCTTGGGTCAGTGTTCGATCTGGAACAAACAATTTCCCGGAATCGCCGTGGCGGTTAATGTGTCTCCGG
Coding sequences within it:
- a CDS encoding response regulator; this encodes MKPEIKNQNSIHILVAEDDPDDRLLMRDGFRENNLINPLHFVKDGEELFEFLQNKGEYSDILKYPRPGIILLDLNMPRMDGREALKTIKSIPDLKKIPVIVLTTSREEEDMLQTYDLGANSFIRKPVEFSAFMETIRTLGQYWLEIVELPIV
- a CDS encoding hybrid sensor histidine kinase/response regulator gives rise to the protein MSNSKSLNEDEIHVLLIEDDEEDSILFNEYVNEIVYPKYIVKRFKDGEGALADLRSNPSRYRIHVIDHFLGSSTGLELIQEIRSVSPNVPSILISGLANEDIETGALKAGFQKTLEKKTLSAFILGKTFQDLLNQKRIGTEKNQSFDTFLLRMETIAQFSGGIAHDFNNILNIIIANLDLLEMQCKEQPDVLNRVRSAQNAVMRGAEVNKKLLNFSRKQSLSPAAEDPNRLIQEYLENPKDGFPENVRLIFEPGGPGGNLCKIDRGEFANSLMHLLQNAKEAVEENGGTILIETDTIALNDDADSEFLDLEIGNYFLIRIADNGKGIDSNLSEKIFEPFVSTKPKGKSSGLGLPMVYGFVKRSGGKIVFESHPGCGSDFYVYLPIEDSKSVAQPLGIKSWNGSKKIFYFTTGGESSKRTSYVFRGFGANVRRFENLHSFESVLSQIDEGTILFSETWADDFLKWKEIVMNLKKSDSKLNVCYFSPSTNENDLENSFEIPWPISRKSLENHLAEL
- a CDS encoding EAL domain-containing response regulator: MNPSTLPNLLILDDEEEIAGILGDLAKQCGFEVTIAHEAGKFFEKLNESTQYIILDLMIPGVDGVDVLRMLSGKKLSVSVILISGADRRVLQSAEALAIQYGLKISGVLEKPIRIQEYQRVLTGLISDKKNETSNSFVAGKRAAQEPASAIAAEEIEQAIREDQFLLFYQPKINFKTGTVSGFESLVRWSHPHRGLVFPDSFIPTLESYPSLMDAMTEKLILQALGQCSIWNKQFPGIAVAVNVSPVSMNKLILPETISKMIEGFGLKNNQLIVEVTETQLLENITSTLDILTRIRIRGIGLSVDDFGIGYSSLKQIHRYPFTELKIDRSFVSVAPYDKEAFFICQAAIDLGHKLGMTVVAEGIETAEVGELMKREGCDKGQGYFYSKPMPADAALQFLSSFKS